CCTTTTCTGGATTAGCTATCTCTTCCTCAAATACAACAAGCAAGTTGTCTTTTGGATTGAAGTAAGTTCTTGGGATGTGGTAcctgaaagaaaataaagaataactTGAGTTAGTTTTTCTAGgccaaacaaatatattttttatcggtaaatattaattgtttgtttttgttagtagcaaggaaggaaggagatccAGAATTCACtatctttcctttctttccttcttctttaacTACCCAACCAACATTATATATTGGTTTGTTGTTTATGACTCATGAGTGATTTACTTACTCTGATTGAGTAGGCTGTCCAAGAGGAGAGAGGTAACTCATCCAGTGACGACCAATGCTTTTACCATTGATCCAAACCATTCCCTTCCCCATACCAGTCATCCTGATGGCAACAGGATCCGTTCCCTCTGGGGTTGCAAAATTTGTCTGCAAAATGAATGAATACaaacatgtttgatttgattgaatCCTTCTAACAAtgaaaataacaacaacaacttgCACAATAAGTAACCATTACCTTGTACCAGGAGACAGCCGGTCCAGGTCCCTTGGCTTCTTTCCATTGTACTTTCTTTGATCCTTCTTCAGTGAAAATGCCAAGCTTCTCACCTTTGATACCAACCTGCAAATTGGCACCAATTCAGTTATACTTATACATACAATCTCAcagtgattaattaattaattaatacctCATGACCCCAACCATTAGAAGTGAGATCCATTTTTCCAGAGTTGAGACCAAGGATGAATATAGACTTGGGTCCAGCGAACCTGTGTTCCATGTATGCTCCACTGTCCTGTATATTAAAGGGGACACAAATACAATAATAGAATGATTCCTTGAAACAAACAAGTGCTGAAAATAtaggagaaggaaaaaagttGAGCCAGCTCTTACGGGGAGTCCCACAGTGGAAGCCAAGATAGCTATTTGGTTAACTCCAACCTTCAAGGTTACAGGTTTCTggaattcaaaacctttttcttcaTGGCTACCATGATTTGATCCTTTATTAAAACCACCAAGACATTTAATTAGCCAAATATTAACACCAACTTTAGTTTCTCATAGAGAACATATATATAGTACTTTGCCATGCATGCATGAAATTGAATAAATCCAAATACATTGATTGGACTTGATCCACTTCCTCTATGAATTTCTGTGTTCTTACCAATGAATTCTCCATTTACAAAGGCAAGCAATGAATGACCAAGACTCATAATACGGAGAATGGTAGGTATATCATTcttctttggcaagtcttctgGACGTAGTTCTACGCTgcagtaaatatatatataaagtctcATATAGCAGTTGCATGCATAAAGagaatattgaaatatatatccTCAGCTGCTGACAAGAACATGAACATAAACTCACCTGGTGGTGTACCATGCATAGTCGCTGGTGTCTTTAAGCAAGCTATAAAGCTCTATAGGATTCTTTTCATGGGTTGGAATTTGCTTGGTGGTTGGAATGGTCTCAGAATACACCTCCCACTTATGATCGTTTGCTGCCATTGACCGCTTGAAATTCCTTGAACTATGTTGTGAAGCAATCTGCAGATTCAGGAGGCAAtgcaaaaatcaatcaaaatggTTAGCTACAGAGCCAAGCACGAGAACCATGAAGCATGCACACCTCTCTTGTTCGCCGCGTCAGACGTTTTTAACACCTTCACACCCAAACACTTGTGCGACCCTTATTAAGTGcctaatttaaaagttatttttgttggCTTGAACACTTAAGTTGTCACTTTTACACAACTCACACACTTGAAAAAACATagaatatttgtttaaaaaaatgaatattccatcaatttagatattttattgtatgtaacttatatttcattttattagagTCTCTATGTGTGAATGGAGTGTCTCTGCATCCTAGATTTTAAACATTAGCCATGTCAAAGTATCCATGTGAGAGAGTTCATGCTTCATGAGAATTCTCTACTTGTAAAAAGAAGGCAAGGGTTAAAAAAGAAAGTTACTTACACATTGAGTGTTGAAAACAACAGTCTTGCAGTCAGGAAGGATGCTAATGGAACGTGGTGGCATATAGTAGTCCGTACCTCTGAAACTTATGGTTGTTGGTACTTTGGTGTGGTTGTTGGTGATGAAAGCAGCACATAAATTACTTCCTGGCTTCTCAAAAACTATAACCTGGGAAATTATGTtgagaattttataatttctaattaattaatgagttAAATATTAAGTGATCTAATTTAATGAGTTCATTAAACTGCCAACAAAAAATTGAGATGAACTTAGTGAACGGAAACTAGTTTGATCCATTAGGAGATAATGAGAACTAAGGTATGGCTATGATTCTTGATacaccaaacaaaggtcgcataagaaagaagatgatttggttgaggaagatcattaaaccaattgttaGTAACCGATGTAATATTTTGCTGCGTGTTGATAAGTTCTATGGATCCAGGTTTTCTttaaaacctcttgataatTTGACTTAATGTGTTTTGATactcatttgatattttataaggtttattaaaaatttcaacaatttaaACTTGCAGCATGGGTTAAACTGTCTTGTGGGAATGTGAATTTTGAGAATTGGCTGTGTTGTGTCAGATTAATGCTTATTACCTCGTGATGTTGGCTCATTTTTGTGACGGTAGACGCACCATTAAACAGGGCCCTCTTGCATAGGCTCAATGCCCTGTGCACATCCCTCAGGTGACTCCATTTTGGTTCTCTCTGCATACCGTACTCATCAAGAGGGGCTTCATCGTAATATCGGGTTGTAGTGAAGGCAGAGCTTGTTCTACCAAAATTTGTTCCACCATGGTACTACACCAGTTTCAGATTGAGTTTATTTAGTAAGAAACACAATAATGTCCATAAGTTAATTTCTTTATCATAAAAAACCTTTATTTATTACCATATAATAGTTCACCAAAGATCCATTCTTAGAGAAGAAGCGAGCAACTGAGAAGGCAATGTCTTCTGCTGATCTTTGAGATGGTGGATCTCCAAACACTCTATACCTGTAGTTGCAAATTACCAACAAATTAGTGGGGTAAGCCAAAACTAGAACATTGTCTTAAATACTTGACAAAAATAAGTGAccgttatttttaattttttttacatgaagaTCAAATGACttaaattttacttaagtcCGGTTTACTAAGTCACTGCATCTTCATTCGAGGGTACGTTCTAATTTACTAATTGCatgaatacataaaaaaaaaaaaactaaaaaattgatCTCTAGCCAACGAATATATATACTTACTGAGCAGTCCAGTTTTCAGTCCATATGGCAGGCTTGTAAGGTTTGTTGGGGCCTGAAAAGGTATCACCACAGTGCCTTCCATTGCATGCATTAATCTGCCAAATGAAGTAGGCATGCATGATCAGGGCAAAGATAACACGTACATACACAtgcattatttaatttatatcgaCGATCACTGGAATTGAAGGAAAATCAATTATGTCaaacatttaattttcatgAACTTACCACTGGATCAGGAGCATCTGTCTGCTTGCACATGATCCATGGAACTCCAATATCCAGTGACACTGCCATTTTTGCGGCCCATTGGACATAATTATCTCCTTCCTCTCTAAAAGCACGTTGGATATGGTTGTACTCATTCTCAATCTGCAGCACGTACGAAAACAAAAATGTTGTGAGCACTAGTTTGCTTATACTATATATTGAGCAACTtgcagaaattaattaaaatagactTGGGAGAATTAGGATCTTGTGGAAATAATCAGAACCTGTGCCAAGATGATAGGGCCTCCTTGGGGAGCAAAGAGGTTCGCGTCTTTCACCGTTTTTATAACGGTTGATACATATTTTTTCATGTGCTTCtgcaaattataaattattttaattagtaatcTTGAATTTCCAGAAATTAGAAGCAGCTCTGgagttctatatatatatatatatatatactagtgTTTTGCCGACGCCGGACTCATACTCCTATTTAAATattaccaatatatatatatatggagatCGATCAGAACACGGTTAATTACCTTAAAGGGTTCATTGTTAGAGCGGAATATGATTTCAGGGACCTCTCTTAGCCAATATGGAAGTCCTCTGATGTATTAACATTGAAggaaatatattatcaaatcGGAGATAAACAGAGTGAGCACACTTTCTTAATAGAGTATAAGAAATTTtgcacttttaattaataattaaaaagtgtatGTGTTCATGAACAGTATTCGGTGTTAATTTGTTGTTTCTTTTAACGTAGTTAGGAACATACattttagaaatgaaataataattaaaagggcATACCCGTGATTCCATTCAGCTTGGATGAAAGGCCCAACCCTGAGGGTTACATACATTCCTTTCTTTTGAATAAGCTTGATGAACTTTATGTAATCATACTGCGGCTCAATTGAGTACTGCAAAATGGAGCAAATTAATCACCAATTAGTCAAGCTAGGACATTCATTAACCTTGGAATAATACCAAACTttacatgcatgcatgcatgtggTAGGTACTTCAGCTGCTTCCCGAATTCATTTACCTTGCCTTTCTCAGTCTCATGAATGTTCCAGAACACGTAAGTTTGGACCACGTTTATGCCTCCCTGTCTTGCTTTGTCAAGAATGCCTGCCCACTCCtgaaaacacaacaaaacaGTTAGCTGAAGctttattttatctataactaattattatattattatgaatCTATCTAACAAGTGTCTTGAGAATATTAATAACTGTAGATAGTCAGGGATAATCACCTATTCGGGATCTCAATCAATTTTCACATAACAAAGAGTTGAATTTTTAATGTACAACAGAGAATTAATAAAATTCGACTACGTCCATGTATGTTACATTGAGAATAGACCATATAATAGTTTCTTGTGAAATGATATGATGTTACTTGATGAAGAAGGTATGTACCTCGGGGGTGCTTCGTGGGTAATGGATGGAACCGGAGAAGAGAAGCTCCCGTCTTCCATTGATAATGAGTGACCTGCCATCATAAGTCACAGTCTTCTTCTCCCCGCCTTCGTCCTCGTGACTGTTAGAAGTCGTCATCTTCTTCTCGTCTTCATGGGCGCTGGTGGCAGCAATGACCAATGAAAAAGTGATGGTAATCAAAAGAACTTTGAGAATTGACATGTTAATTGAGATAATTGTATGTGCAACaatggagagaaagagaaagaggtgAAGTGTGGTTTGATCCAAGTGACCCTTCTTCTTAGATGCAAGAGTTGCTAAGAAATTGTTTCCGCAATTGTGACACTAACTTAGGAAAATCAGGAAACACATGTGTATTTAATTAAGGTCTTAGAGCAAACCTCGGTTTCCCGTTTTGGATTTCTGTTAGGAATCATTGGTCATGGTTAATCTTCGTCCTAGGCCTATCTTATATTTTGCTTTCTCCTTCTTTCACTGCCAGCTACATAACGTAGTTTAGTTTTTCTTTGCCGTGTTGGCTATAATGTCGGggacatatatacatattacaTAATATCTTATCCCTATCTCTCTTCCCCGGCCACCCTATATATAGTTTGAATCAATGTCTTGTCTTCAGCTATATATATAAGTTGTTCAATTGTTCCACACTCCTGTAGTTTGATTTCAGCCTGTCTTAAACTTAATTATCATGTTTTAACGCTAGTATAAGagaaatttagtttaaatattattttctatcaataattataaaataatacattttttttgttttatttatttcttgtttttaaagatttataagaaataatctTGTCAAATTTttcttagaaaaagaaaaaccaaaaataatgtaaatgcttgtaattatttataaaaagataagaaatgaaATTGAAGGATATTTTCTctaaccaattttttttgtgaataaaaaaaaatactaaatgttGTATAATATTTGGTATGCCACGGTTGGCAACCATGTTTAGGTCTAAAAATAGACTAGGCCTGACGAGCAAGTACAAAAAATCAGGCTCAATAGAACCTACCTGGACAATTAGGCCTGACTTGATGGGCTTACAGCTCAATCTCAAGAGTATAGGCCCGTATTCAATCAGATTTATTTTGActtgatattattttaattttttttcttttaaatatatataagttcagacaaaaaaagaagtaaaacaaaTCAATTTAGTCGGACTTGACTACCCATTAATCCaggttgaataaaaaaaatagactgCATAGAATTTAAGCTAGCCCAATCCCATTAGCTTGTCATAAGGGTTTTTTGTTATCACATGTGTGCATTATTATGATCAAAACATGACCCTTTCATGAATCACAATCCATCTATAACTTAGAAACTCATTTGATCACAAAGTTAGCCTTAGACGTGATGTTGTCATTGTTCTATATAAAAGACTTATTGGTGTAATGTGCAGCGAGTCCGTACATTCATTTCTGAGCAtttcaatctctctctctctcttctcttcttaaCTATTTCTATGACACCAAACAGAACGTTATGAAAAGTATAAGCAACTTAAGAACCAGTGTAACTGAATagtacaacttttttttaaggaaaatgttACCATGCCTTTGAAATATTAGTAAAAAGTTTtaatgtagattttttttttattgaggtgCACTTTATGTGATTTCCAATgcaattttatactttttaaaatattttttatttgcccTTAAGACTATTAATACGAtaatttaagtttatattttaatttgttgtcaTTTAATTTAAGTTACAGTTAATTTGGTAgataatctaaaatttattattctctTGTATTCTATATATACACCTCTTGTACACATACCGAACGATTGAATAAAATTCtagttttattttctctataCAGCATCAAGAGACATTTTTCAAACATGACACATATATTAATGAGTTACATTTTAGCCAAATCATGTGAACTTAACTTGATAAAATATCAAATCGTGGATTAGAGAGTGTAATTAGGGATGATAGTAGGTTGAATCGTGGATAGGGATTTATATCCTGCCTTATTTAAAGcctgatttatttaattaaaatgttaagcttgaatttttttaaaaacctatTTATGGATTAGGCTTgagcttataaaaaaatctattaagtcTCATAGGTCAATTAgtttattcatttaaatataataaaaattaatatttatatatatatatatataaatattatacttttatatttaatattttaataagttaataattttttttatcataaataaattaatttttttgaaataaaaagacttttaaataagttaatatgtaaaaccaaatttttcaaaagataatattaaacttaaaataaaccTCTCTGTTAGATTAATAGGTGAGatcatatcttaattttttacattataatAGATTAAATCTATTTATGTAAAGTATCCATTTCTAATCCTAACTGcagttataacattttttaggaCGTGTTTATTGTTCCATTTGCTAGCAGTAAGTCACCTAAATCGTATCTTAGTGCATGTGCCTGTGCCAACCCTTAAATACGATATGTGCTTTAAAATAAACGAAAGAAGAAGAGCATTAAAGAAAGTCGTTTCCTAGTGGTTTGATTTTTTGGTGTTTGGTAAGAATTGAAGACAAACGGCCAAAATCTAGTGGAATCTGGAGGCTAGAAGGTAGGTGGACCTTTATCTCTGTGCACACATAACCTAGTAATTTGGTACTTGAATAGTGTGCTGTTATTATTTTAGATACATAAgttcttgaataaaaaaaaataatacattatttCGTACCTCCGATCATCTTCTCTTACCCAGTTTGCTTATTTTGGTACgtgaaagttttaaaatatttttttaagaaaagtggTAGAACATAGACACCCTACTATCCAAGagtgtaaataataatattagtagAATCTCAGTTATACGATTATTGGACatatttaaattgtaaaatGATTGTTCAGTCATAGCTATTTATAAATCAGTATATACTAGCGTTAGGAGATTTTTTGAGGATGATTATCATTAAGtgaaattttaacttaaaatatatacaaaggAGTTACATTTGTCTTACCTTAAAAAGATGAATACATAAGTTCGAATTTGCAATTTGTcccactgattttttttttttttttgcaatttgttaaatataatattttacattgCTTCACTTAACTAATTACTTGAAGGTTAGGATAATAACTAACCATGTTTGAATTGTACAAGCGGAATCAAGTCATATCCAGTGgtttaaattaagataaataCAAATACTTTCcaatctctttctctttttcatgtAGTTTTCCTTTTGCCAGGTGAAGAGTTGAGATGTGTAACGAAAAAGTATGGGAGTatcattactttaattttttttattaattttctctgtcaaaacaaataaataacttcCTGATGTTGCGGGTTTATAAGAAATTAATCTGTCTTATATTTTCTATcctaacaatatatattttttgttatctaTCCTAAGATTTGATAGGTTCCAAAAGAAcgacataaaagaaaaagaaaccggTAAGTATATTGTCCTTTTTGTTATAATCTTCTCATATCACCCTTAATTTTTGTTGGAATTTCTTCATAATTAATGAAGTGGCACATTTAAGGAATTCTTTTAAGGGGACTGTACCCCAGGTCCCAAGCagcttattaaaattaaaaacagttaGCAGGTAGTATTTGGATACAGTTCAGTGAGTTTAAGACGTGTGTAAGTTCGATGCTCTATATTTTTGTGTCTTTTAactcttttatatatttgacgTGAAATTAAGATAAATGCACGTAAAGGATGCACACGCTTAATTATCCTTTTAAAAAGTGCAAGTGTTAAAAGCTCTATTCTTGTCTTGATATTTAAAAGAGTTTGAAGTTTAAGTGCACTAAACAAGTCtcttaaataagaaaaacaaaattgcaatCCTCCAAAGGTAGAGATACACTTTGAGCAATAACTATCATCTTAGAgaagataaaagagagaaatatttcAGAAAACatgtatcattttaaaaaattgtcttaatattttagaaaaaaatgtacTTACATCATGTATGTAACAAGAATTAAGAGACATATTATAAATCATTATAATTAGATAAAACGATTATGTAACAAGAATTAGGAGACATATTATAAATCATTATGATTAGATAAAATGATTGAGAGTTTCTTAtatgaagagataaatattataatgaaataaagatattttttataagttctttcatattttttataagttcttACTTACATTTAAAAgttctttcatatttttcatatcatTCTTCTACTTTCTCACGCTTACTATTTTGAATTCACTATGAaaaatttactattaatttCCAACACTTCTTTATTAGATAGTTACCCAAGCACTTATGAGGTTAAGTTTTTTTGCCTGTAAATGTTCTTAGGTTGCATTTTATTCATATATGGGTGCTAACAACTAACTATCTCTAAGGAGGTTCCGTAAAGAAAACAACAAGTTAAAAGGGACCATgtcctattaaaaaaaaacaattctttGAACAAATAACCCTACTTTGAAATATGAACCAAAAATTGAATATGACCTACACATCTTGGTGGTTGCATAAAATCAGGTCGTGGAAGGTTGATTCACATAGGTTTAGGTGTAGATTAGATAGtgataaattactatttttagttaaattcaTTCAGTATAAAAATTCCAAGAGATACGTGCCGTGTCTTACACACACCACACGCATATATATAATTGCTTGACTTTATTACTTATGCAATTAGTTAGTCAGATTGTGTCTTTATTCACTTGTTGGTTGGGCTTAATAATCTTTGAATTGTTATGATAGTCCCTTTGCTTAATCAGTGGCAGATGAACCTGAAACTACCATCCGCACGGTCCAGTAGTTCCGTAAAACGTCACAATTGTTGATTTGTGATCCTCCAACTAATCTCATTAGGTGGGGGGTACCACTAGCCACACTCAACAACCATTGATTTCATGCAATTTAATTTGTGGGAAATTAATGTGGAATTCACATACTTAATAATAAGTAGTACCTGGTGAATGAAAAGAGTTTAG
The nucleotide sequence above comes from Glycine soja cultivar W05 chromosome 11, ASM419377v2, whole genome shotgun sequence. Encoded proteins:
- the LOC114375538 gene encoding beta-galactosidase 13-like isoform X2; this translates as MTTSNSHEDEGGEKKTVTYDGRSLIINGRRELLFSGSIHYPRSTPEEWAGILDKARQGGINVVQTYVFWNIHETEKGKYSIEPQYDYIKFIKLIQKKGMYVTLRVGPFIQAEWNHGGLPYWLREVPEIIFRSNNEPFKKHMKKYVSTVIKTVKDANLFAPQGGPIILAQIENEYNHIQRAFREEGDNYVQWAAKMAVSLDIGVPWIMCKQTDAPDPVINACNGRHCGDTFSGPNKPYKPAIWTENWTAQYRVFGDPPSQRSAEDIAFSVARFFSKNGSLVNYYMYHGGTNFGRTSSAFTTTRYYDEAPLDEYGMQREPKWSHLRDVHRALSLCKRALFNGASTVTKMSQHHEVIVFEKPGSNLCAAFITNNHTKVPTTISFRGTDYYMPPRSISILPDCKTVVFNTQCIASQHSSRNFKRSMAANDHKWEVYSETIPTTKQIPTHEKNPIELYSLLKDTSDYAWYTTSVELRPEDLPKKNDIPTILRIMSLGHSLLAFVNGEFIGSNHGSHEEKGFEFQKPVTLKVGVNQIAILASTVGLPDSGAYMEHRFAGPKSIFILGLNSGKMDLTSNGWGHEVGIKGEKLGIFTEEGSKKVQWKEAKGPGPAVSWYKTNFATPEGTDPVAIRMTGMGKGMVWINGKSIGRHWMSYLSPLGQPTQSEYHIPRTYFNPKDNLLVVFEEEIANPEKVEILTVNRDTICSFVTENHPPNVKSWAIKSEKFQAVVNDLVPSASLKCPHQRTIKAVEFASFGDPAGACGAFALGKCNAPAIKQIVEKQCLGKASCLVPIDKDAFTKGQDACPNVTKALAIQVRCE
- the LOC114375538 gene encoding beta-galactosidase 13-like isoform X1, encoding MSILKVLLITITFSLVIAATSAHEDEKKMTTSNSHEDEGGEKKTVTYDGRSLIINGRRELLFSGSIHYPRSTPEEWAGILDKARQGGINVVQTYVFWNIHETEKGKYSIEPQYDYIKFIKLIQKKGMYVTLRVGPFIQAEWNHGGLPYWLREVPEIIFRSNNEPFKKHMKKYVSTVIKTVKDANLFAPQGGPIILAQIENEYNHIQRAFREEGDNYVQWAAKMAVSLDIGVPWIMCKQTDAPDPVINACNGRHCGDTFSGPNKPYKPAIWTENWTAQYRVFGDPPSQRSAEDIAFSVARFFSKNGSLVNYYMYHGGTNFGRTSSAFTTTRYYDEAPLDEYGMQREPKWSHLRDVHRALSLCKRALFNGASTVTKMSQHHEVIVFEKPGSNLCAAFITNNHTKVPTTISFRGTDYYMPPRSISILPDCKTVVFNTQCIASQHSSRNFKRSMAANDHKWEVYSETIPTTKQIPTHEKNPIELYSLLKDTSDYAWYTTSVELRPEDLPKKNDIPTILRIMSLGHSLLAFVNGEFIGSNHGSHEEKGFEFQKPVTLKVGVNQIAILASTVGLPDSGAYMEHRFAGPKSIFILGLNSGKMDLTSNGWGHEVGIKGEKLGIFTEEGSKKVQWKEAKGPGPAVSWYKTNFATPEGTDPVAIRMTGMGKGMVWINGKSIGRHWMSYLSPLGQPTQSEYHIPRTYFNPKDNLLVVFEEEIANPEKVEILTVNRDTICSFVTENHPPNVKSWAIKSEKFQAVVNDLVPSASLKCPHQRTIKAVEFASFGDPAGACGAFALGKCNAPAIKQIVEKQCLGKASCLVPIDKDAFTKGQDACPNVTKALAIQVRCE